One window of Inquilinus sp. KBS0705 genomic DNA carries:
- a CDS encoding HEPN domain-containing protein, with protein MRPRQFCRQTFYPRYLNEEEVNDPLTVISDFFSADWLPGHLERLVEWRKYVIEEGYFKNHNDSPASLLYTHQLNARLLEAVYILSQTKKAVSLANAIHINFHEQLQEEERAWLHYPIYLSSLECFNPYLAISNFFRAYSIEEYREFLYEWLETGLSKDAVDESLDVSDIIYFYENMQRLYEAVWIIRQREITPTLKNKADKAEDLPEISQGTKAGIALIKQDCTFNNLLTSAEKHGLSELVKIICAQIASVQLIVYLGTHPSPATFYLLIIIDEGDKTPEHEIVNKIETNCKYLINVCAIVHKSDAFLRTINEGNRFFINALSRINIAYRSAELVIPALRHIGNEVIRVRAEANWARWGSQGKNFLDAALNSIDEGNYGLSVFLMHQAVESALSAIIRVNLDYRIAIHNLARMLRISLIFTDDLREVFDLGSTEDGQLFELLQTAYSAARYKDDFTPDQKLVKELSDKVCLIYKTSEQIYNEVIKNIKE; from the coding sequence ATGAGACCAAGGCAATTCTGCAGACAAACCTTTTATCCAAGATATCTTAACGAGGAAGAGGTCAATGACCCTTTAACCGTTATCAGTGACTTCTTTTCCGCTGATTGGCTGCCGGGGCACTTGGAAAGATTAGTGGAATGGCGTAAGTACGTCATTGAAGAAGGGTATTTTAAAAATCACAATGACAGTCCGGCCAGCTTATTATACACACACCAGCTAAACGCCCGACTCTTGGAGGCTGTTTATATCTTAAGCCAGACGAAAAAAGCTGTAAGCCTTGCTAACGCTATTCATATCAACTTTCATGAGCAATTGCAGGAGGAAGAAAGGGCATGGCTCCATTATCCTATATACTTATCCTCACTAGAATGCTTTAATCCGTATCTCGCCATCAGTAATTTCTTTAGGGCGTATTCTATCGAGGAGTACCGTGAATTTTTATATGAGTGGCTGGAAACAGGTTTGTCAAAAGATGCCGTAGACGAATCATTAGATGTAAGCGACATTATTTATTTCTATGAGAACATGCAAAGGCTTTATGAGGCTGTATGGATCATCAGGCAGAGGGAAATTACGCCAACACTAAAAAATAAGGCGGATAAAGCAGAAGACTTGCCGGAAATTTCTCAGGGAACTAAGGCGGGCATCGCCTTAATCAAACAGGACTGCACTTTTAATAACCTCCTAACTAGTGCAGAAAAGCATGGTTTAAGCGAACTGGTCAAAATCATTTGTGCGCAAATTGCGTCCGTTCAACTGATTGTTTATTTAGGCACGCATCCTTCTCCTGCTACTTTTTACCTGCTCATTATCATCGATGAAGGCGATAAGACACCCGAGCATGAGATCGTAAATAAGATCGAAACGAATTGCAAATATTTGATAAATGTTTGCGCCATTGTGCATAAGTCTGACGCTTTTTTGCGGACGATAAATGAAGGAAACCGATTTTTTATTAATGCATTAAGCAGGATTAATATTGCTTATCGTTCAGCAGAATTGGTGATACCGGCTTTACGTCATATCGGCAACGAGGTCATTAGAGTTAGGGCTGAAGCAAACTGGGCGCGGTGGGGTAGTCAGGGAAAGAACTTTCTGGATGCTGCGTTAAACAGTATTGATGAGGGAAATTATGGTCTTTCGGTCTTTCTGATGCATCAGGCAGTTGAAAGTGCATTAAGTGCTATTATTCGTGTAAATCTTGATTATCGGATCGCTATTCACAACCTGGCGAGAATGCTTCGTATAAGTTTAATTTTTACGGATGACCTTAGAGAAGTTTTTGATCTCGGCTCGACTGAAGATGGGCAACTTTTTGAACTGTTACAAACTGCTTATTCAGCTGCACGGTACAAGGATGATTTTACCCCCGATCAAAAATTGGTTAAAGAGTTATCCGATAAAGTGTGTTTGATTTATAAGACGTCTGAACAAATTTACAATGAGGTAATTAAAAACATTAAAGAATAA
- a CDS encoding MobC family plasmid mobilization relaxosome protein, giving the protein MGRPALQEEDKRIIQVNIRLTKEENDIVCNYAEASAMTPANWIRQKAFTGRFPAIKLSPVNASLYRELHRIGVNLNQAVRQVHGGKLSPAYLTILTALMNTQKDILNCLLK; this is encoded by the coding sequence ATGGGAAGACCGGCTTTACAGGAAGAGGATAAAAGGATCATACAGGTCAATATCCGGCTGACAAAAGAAGAGAACGACATTGTTTGCAACTATGCCGAGGCATCAGCAATGACACCGGCTAATTGGATCAGGCAGAAAGCTTTTACCGGCAGGTTCCCTGCCATCAAACTGTCACCCGTTAATGCGTCGCTTTACCGTGAGTTGCACAGGATCGGCGTAAACCTGAACCAGGCGGTTAGGCAGGTTCATGGAGGTAAACTTTCACCGGCTTACCTAACGATCCTGACGGCATTGATGAACACGCAAAAGGACATACTTAACTGCTTATTAAAATGA
- a CDS encoding helix-turn-helix domain-containing protein, translating to MAAEIITKEDLQEFGERLLGQMKALISGGSTEEPRKFLKSYQVKNLLRISNNTLQTLRDNGTIPFTKIGGILYYNYEDIMKVLKGEVKSKRISFSK from the coding sequence ATGGCAGCAGAAATCATCACGAAGGAAGACTTGCAGGAGTTCGGAGAACGACTGCTCGGTCAAATGAAGGCGCTGATAAGCGGTGGTTCAACTGAAGAACCAAGGAAGTTTTTAAAGAGTTACCAGGTCAAGAACCTGCTCAGGATTTCCAACAATACCCTGCAAACGCTCAGGGATAACGGCACTATTCCGTTCACCAAGATCGGCGGCATCCTGTATTACAATTACGAGGATATTATGAAAGTCTTGAAGGGGGAAGTTAAAAGCAAACGGATCAGTTTCAGTAAATAG
- a CDS encoding helix-turn-helix transcriptional regulator: protein MAETLHIGRKISKIRELRGMKQEALAAELGISQQAISKIEQSADVEDVALNKIATALGITSEAIRNFTEESIFNYFNTFNDNSGAGAWSTNSTFNFNPIDKLVEVFEENKKLYEQLLASEREKIEILKYIK from the coding sequence ATGGCAGAGACTTTACACATTGGAAGAAAGATTAGCAAAATCCGTGAATTACGCGGAATGAAGCAAGAAGCTTTAGCAGCAGAACTTGGTATAAGTCAACAAGCTATTTCCAAGATTGAACAAAGCGCCGATGTGGAAGATGTTGCTCTAAATAAAATTGCAACTGCATTGGGAATTACTAGTGAAGCTATAAGGAACTTTACCGAGGAATCCATTTTTAATTACTTTAACACCTTCAATGATAACAGTGGTGCAGGTGCTTGGAGCACAAATAGCACTTTCAACTTCAACCCTATAGACAAATTAGTAGAGGTATTTGAAGAAAATAAAAAGCTTTACGAACAGCTATTAGCGAGTGAACGAGAGAAAATTGAGATATTAAAGTATATAAAATAA
- a CDS encoding DUF4065 domain-containing protein produces MITYKFDVLKSLNALLFIANKIANNGVADKYATLKILYFAEKRHLSLYGRLITDDRFAALKYGPVPSNSYDILENNLIYGESFQLVSNKKIHPLTSPDLDYLSESDVECLSHAIEENIALDFQSLMEKSHDNAYHEAFDSGLQYMNIESIAIQEGADQNMLGFIKEHYETANLSSWLPA; encoded by the coding sequence ATGATAACCTATAAGTTTGATGTTTTAAAGTCACTTAATGCGTTGCTATTTATTGCTAATAAAATAGCAAACAATGGTGTAGCGGACAAGTACGCCACACTGAAAATTTTATATTTTGCTGAAAAAAGGCATCTTTCGCTTTATGGAAGACTAATTACAGACGATAGATTTGCCGCTTTGAAATATGGTCCTGTTCCATCAAATAGTTATGATATATTAGAAAATAATCTAATATATGGCGAATCATTTCAATTAGTAAGCAATAAAAAAATACACCCTTTAACATCTCCCGATTTAGATTATCTATCAGAAAGCGATGTAGAATGCCTTAGTCATGCCATAGAAGAGAATATTGCATTAGATTTCCAATCTTTAATGGAAAAGTCGCACGATAATGCTTACCACGAGGCTTTTGATAGTGGTCTGCAATACATGAATATTGAGAGTATTGCTATACAGGAGGGCGCGGATCAAAATATGTTAGGTTTCATAAAAGAACATTATGAAACCGCCAATTTATCTTCATGGCTACCTGCTTAG
- a CDS encoding relaxase/mobilization nuclease, which yields MTADQVKGKGFRGALRYNLQKVDKGVAKILDMTFTSGKEDSIMQEVALVRMLRPNLQKYFYHTSLNFPPSENLGDEQMNIIANEYLNNMGFDQHQYAIFRHFDADHPHLHILVNRIGYDGNVVTDSKDYQRSEQVLRKLEKQHGLTEVISSRQAQERAMTKNELEMMKRTDEPSVKMKLQVVIKNVLNQKPDAEQFIQQLEAQGINVLFNQASTSFVSGISYGYQGMQFKGAHLGNAYKWLAIKNIISYEQERDRTAIHQANVRTREQQSTRAGQSATRGAAAGTDADSKVTAGNRKDVQQGAGKLQDKIGNENRKYQQKAGNDEQRRNQSGFSDTKDSGQRGTDIQSKQSGRQQVDYQALPDSDLIGSLLGTDLHAGDMDQGALNEFKRKLKKRKGQRLC from the coding sequence ATGACAGCGGATCAGGTAAAAGGAAAAGGATTCAGGGGCGCACTGAGATACAACCTGCAAAAGGTCGATAAGGGCGTTGCTAAAATTCTAGATATGACTTTTACATCGGGCAAAGAGGATTCTATCATGCAGGAAGTGGCTTTGGTCAGAATGTTAAGACCAAACCTGCAAAAATATTTTTACCATACCTCGCTAAACTTTCCGCCAAGCGAGAACCTGGGCGATGAACAAATGAACATTATTGCAAATGAATATTTGAACAACATGGGATTTGACCAGCATCAGTACGCCATCTTCCGGCACTTTGATGCGGACCATCCGCACCTGCATATACTCGTCAACCGCATCGGCTACGATGGCAATGTGGTAACCGATAGCAAAGACTACCAACGAAGCGAACAGGTGCTGAGAAAGCTGGAAAAGCAACATGGGTTAACGGAGGTTATTTCCAGCCGTCAGGCGCAGGAAAGGGCAATGACCAAGAACGAACTTGAAATGATGAAGCGGACCGATGAACCATCCGTTAAAATGAAGCTACAGGTTGTTATTAAAAACGTGCTAAATCAGAAGCCGGATGCCGAACAGTTCATTCAGCAGTTAGAAGCGCAGGGTATTAACGTATTGTTTAACCAGGCCAGTACCAGCTTTGTAAGCGGCATATCTTATGGGTATCAGGGTATGCAGTTCAAAGGTGCCCATTTAGGTAATGCCTATAAATGGTTGGCCATTAAAAATATTATCAGTTATGAACAAGAAAGAGATCGCACAGCAATACACCAGGCAAATGTTAGGACAAGAGAGCAGCAGTCAACAAGAGCCGGGCAATCAGCCACAAGAGGAGCAGCAGCCGGAACTGACGCAGATTCAAAAGTTACTGCCGGAAATAGAAAGGATGTACAGCAGGGCGCTGGAAAATTACAGGATAAGATCGGAAACGAAAATAGAAAGTACCAGCAGAAGGCTGGAAATGATGAACAGCGCCGCAACCAATCTGGCTTTTCAGATACAAAGGATAGTGGACAGCGCGGAACAGATATACAAAGCAAACAATCAGGTAGGCAGCAGGTGGATTATCAGGCTTTACCTGATAGCGATCTTATCGGGAGTTTGCTCGGCACTGATCTCCATGCTGGTGATATGGATCAAGGTGCATTAAATGAATTCAAACGCAAGCTGAAGAAAAGAAAGGGTCAAAGACTGTGTTAG